Proteins encoded in a region of the Paenibacillus sp. E222 genome:
- a CDS encoding ammonium transporter, protein MTLETLSSGMDTVWVVLSAAMILLMEGGFALLEAGFVRYKNSVNIIMKVFADITIGTLLFYAIGFGLMYGSDAGGFVGITGFFLHGDLSHLDVPVSLETFWLFQAAFTIAVISIVSGAVAERINFRAYLLYIILMTAIIYPIGGHWAWGGGWLSKLGMQDFAGSAVIHALGGFSALAAAIIIGPRKGKYTSLGVSAIALPSNLPLASVGAFLLWFGWFGFNAGSTLSATDVRIGHIAIVTMLSAASGGAVTLLYTLFRFNRSDAPSVINGSLAGLVGITAGCAYVGDVAAIFIGAVSGLLMMAATNWLDRRQIDDPVGAFPVHAVSGMWGTIAVGLFATDGGLFMGGGWRLLGVQALGLTALVVWGFVMTWMGLKLIGKMVPVRSTEEEEDLGLDISYHGVMAAHQSHEFLDGEEHIRAFQDDSPNRNR, encoded by the coding sequence ATGACATTGGAGACGTTAAGCTCCGGAATGGATACGGTCTGGGTCGTACTGAGTGCAGCCATGATTTTGTTGATGGAGGGCGGATTCGCCCTGCTGGAGGCTGGCTTTGTACGTTATAAAAATAGTGTAAATATTATTATGAAGGTTTTCGCTGATATTACCATTGGAACGTTGCTTTTCTATGCCATCGGGTTTGGCTTGATGTATGGCTCTGATGCTGGAGGTTTTGTAGGCATAACCGGATTTTTTCTCCATGGGGATTTGTCTCACCTGGACGTACCCGTATCATTGGAAACATTCTGGTTGTTCCAGGCCGCGTTTACCATTGCCGTCATTTCCATCGTATCAGGCGCTGTGGCAGAGCGGATTAACTTTCGTGCCTATCTGCTGTACATCATATTGATGACGGCCATTATTTATCCGATTGGCGGACACTGGGCATGGGGCGGCGGTTGGCTCAGCAAGCTGGGGATGCAGGATTTTGCCGGTTCCGCAGTCATTCACGCGTTGGGCGGGTTCTCCGCACTGGCCGCAGCGATTATTATTGGGCCGCGTAAAGGCAAATACACGTCGCTTGGCGTGAGTGCCATTGCGCTTCCGAGCAATCTGCCGCTGGCATCTGTAGGCGCATTTCTGCTGTGGTTCGGCTGGTTTGGCTTCAATGCAGGAAGTACGCTCAGTGCAACTGATGTAAGGATCGGTCACATTGCCATCGTTACGATGTTATCTGCTGCTTCGGGCGGTGCGGTTACACTGCTCTACACCTTGTTCCGGTTTAATCGTTCAGACGCACCATCGGTCATTAATGGCTCGCTTGCCGGTCTGGTTGGTATTACGGCGGGGTGTGCTTATGTCGGTGATGTAGCTGCGATATTCATCGGGGCGGTATCCGGATTGCTCATGATGGCTGCAACGAATTGGCTGGACCGCAGGCAGATTGATGATCCGGTGGGGGCGTTCCCAGTTCATGCTGTATCCGGGATGTGGGGTACCATTGCCGTGGGTTTGTTTGCAACCGATGGTGGCTTGTTCATGGGAGGTGGCTGGAGGCTGCTGGGTGTTCAGGCGCTCGGCCTCACGGCTTTGGTTGTCTGGGGGTTTGTCATGACCTGGATGGGTTTGAAATTGATTGGTAAAATGGTTCCTGTCCGTTCCACGGAAGAAGAGGAAGATTTGGGTCTGGATATTAGTTATCATGGTGTAATGGCTGCACACCAGTCACATGAATTTCTGGATGGCGAGGAGCATATTCGTGCTTTCCAGGATGATTCACCGAATCGGAATCGTTAA
- a CDS encoding DinB family protein, translating to MFTRNDDIRSQIWEAVSGLNEEQLNLHPKPDHWSIMQVLRHLNLMESIIVKQARTALEKEQTVAVDKKPYELTLDRSHSVSAPSHLQPPAEPETMANVRHDLEDSHQALMHVAQDHESELLRSKSFLHPVFGEMDLAQWVDFASYHEERHLAQIQDIKQRLGVSHT from the coding sequence ATGTTCACTCGTAATGACGACATTCGGAGCCAAATCTGGGAAGCAGTCTCTGGACTCAATGAAGAACAATTGAACCTCCACCCAAAACCTGACCACTGGAGTATTATGCAAGTTCTCCGTCACCTGAATTTGATGGAAAGCATCATTGTGAAGCAAGCCCGCACCGCGCTAGAGAAGGAACAGACCGTTGCTGTGGACAAAAAGCCATATGAGCTTACACTGGATCGCAGCCACTCTGTTAGTGCTCCATCTCACCTCCAGCCTCCTGCGGAACCAGAGACGATGGCGAATGTACGCCACGACCTGGAAGACTCGCACCAGGCATTGATGCACGTTGCACAAGATCATGAGTCTGAACTGCTGCGGAGCAAATCCTTTCTTCACCCGGTTTTCGGTGAGATGGATCTGGCTCAATGGGTCGATTTTGCAAGCTATCATGAAGAGCGTCATCTGGCACAGATTCAGGATATTAAACAAAGGCTTGGCGTGTCGCACACCTAA
- a CDS encoding GNAT family N-acetyltransferase, with amino-acid sequence MKLDSVQIEYARREDLPRIVEIYNSTIESRMVTADLEPVTVEQRIPWFEEHSSDHRPLWVMRHEGQVVAWASLSSFYGRPAYNGTVEVSVYVDQQCRGIGAGGRLLHTIFDACPALGIKTILGFVFGHNEPSLGLLRKHGFEQWGYYPEVAVLDGVNRDLAILGKKI; translated from the coding sequence ATGAAGCTGGATAGTGTGCAGATTGAGTATGCGCGTCGTGAGGACTTGCCAAGGATTGTGGAGATCTATAATTCTACGATTGAAAGCCGAATGGTGACGGCGGATTTGGAGCCGGTGACCGTGGAGCAACGTATTCCGTGGTTTGAGGAGCACTCATCCGATCACCGCCCACTTTGGGTTATGAGACATGAGGGACAGGTTGTTGCCTGGGCCAGCCTGAGTTCGTTTTATGGACGCCCTGCGTACAATGGGACGGTGGAAGTCAGTGTGTATGTGGATCAGCAGTGCCGAGGAATTGGGGCTGGCGGACGTTTGCTGCATACGATTTTTGATGCTTGTCCTGCGCTTGGAATCAAGACGATTCTGGGTTTTGTGTTTGGACATAATGAACCGAGTCTGGGGTTATTGCGCAAACATGGCTTTGAACAGTGGGGATATTACCCTGAAGTGGCTGTACTGGATGGCGTCAACCGGGATTTGGCGATTTTGGGCAAAAAAATATAA
- a CDS encoding M23 family metallopeptidase, translating into MRWRMNRQHEGSEIEEQRSNCGENMLESEYAAPEKLQRRKSWRMIAITLGACVMLSACGNSNSITSEQAEQQSKGQTTNTNEASENTRQEENSGTEVSAIITPDNFIDTLMNGSKDAIYSQMSPELKDALTLEQFKTSADQFLESVTSFDLVVDAKVNDITEFAWKDQTGTKGIQAYFTEANQIEGLLIQPLESHEDTDQKLTKTEFQFPMKGEWYVFWGGNDVMSNYHYEHETQRYALDIIRTKDAFSYNGDPKVNENYYAFGEPLYAAADGTVVDIKNDIPDNIPGVMNPEQPAGNNVVIDHGNGEYSITAHIKEGSVAVKKGDKVKRGDLIGELGNSGNSSEAHLHFQVSDGSDLFTSRSVNIRWADQSQQMTRGNTIQGLPE; encoded by the coding sequence ATGAGATGGAGAATGAACAGGCAGCATGAGGGAAGCGAAATAGAGGAGCAGCGTTCAAATTGCGGGGAAAATATGCTGGAATCCGAATATGCGGCACCTGAGAAATTACAGCGTAGAAAGAGCTGGAGGATGATTGCCATTACCCTTGGCGCTTGCGTGATGTTGTCTGCATGCGGTAACAGTAACTCGATTACATCCGAGCAGGCGGAGCAGCAGTCCAAGGGACAGACGACAAATACCAACGAAGCGAGTGAGAATACCCGTCAGGAAGAGAATTCAGGTACAGAGGTGAGCGCCATCATTACACCAGACAATTTCATCGATACGTTAATGAACGGTTCCAAGGATGCCATTTACAGTCAGATGAGTCCCGAGTTGAAGGACGCACTAACGCTTGAACAGTTTAAAACGTCTGCGGATCAATTCCTTGAGAGTGTAACTTCCTTTGATCTAGTGGTGGATGCCAAAGTGAACGATATAACCGAGTTCGCCTGGAAGGATCAAACGGGAACCAAAGGCATTCAAGCCTATTTTACCGAAGCCAATCAGATTGAAGGGCTGTTAATCCAACCACTGGAGTCACATGAGGATACGGACCAAAAGCTCACCAAAACCGAATTTCAGTTCCCTATGAAGGGTGAATGGTATGTGTTCTGGGGAGGCAATGATGTGATGTCGAACTATCATTACGAGCATGAAACACAGCGTTATGCGCTAGATATCATTCGGACCAAAGATGCTTTCAGTTACAACGGAGATCCGAAGGTGAACGAAAACTACTACGCTTTTGGTGAGCCGCTCTATGCAGCTGCGGACGGAACTGTAGTTGATATCAAGAATGATATTCCAGACAACATACCAGGTGTTATGAACCCGGAACAACCTGCGGGTAACAATGTGGTCATTGACCATGGAAACGGAGAATACAGCATCACCGCGCATATCAAGGAAGGCAGTGTAGCGGTCAAAAAAGGGGATAAAGTCAAGCGGGGAGACCTCATTGGAGAGCTGGGTAACTCAGGTAATTCCAGTGAAGCTCATTTGCATTTTCAGGTATCGGACGGCTCGGATCTATTCACTTCCCGTTCTGTTAACATTCGTTGGGCAGATCAGAGCCAGCAGATGACTCGGGGTAATACAATTCAAGGATTGCCTGAGTAA
- a CDS encoding response regulator transcription factor, translated as MDHVSILLVDDEQAILHMLKTVLLKEQFVDIDTVTTGEEAITACENKTYHCIVLDIMLPGKSGLEICPFLRQVTDAPILFLTAKTTDYDKLTGFAVGGDDYVVKPFNPLEVVARIKSLLKRYLPTKIATTTSATPPSSDATSSSPAVQGGVYDFGRFQVFEQAGELQVEGQPVTCPALVYQLLLFFCKHPNRIFTKSELYERVWGSEAISDDNTVMVHIHRIRERIEDDPSNPAFLVNVRGLGYKLIQPNQVSRA; from the coding sequence ATGGATCACGTCTCCATACTGCTAGTTGATGATGAACAAGCCATTTTACATATGCTCAAAACCGTCCTGCTCAAAGAACAATTTGTAGACATTGACACCGTTACCACTGGAGAAGAGGCGATTACCGCCTGCGAAAATAAAACCTATCACTGTATCGTGCTGGACATCATGCTGCCTGGCAAAAGCGGACTGGAAATCTGCCCCTTTCTGCGGCAGGTGACCGATGCACCGATTCTTTTTTTGACCGCCAAAACAACGGATTATGACAAGTTAACCGGATTCGCCGTTGGCGGCGATGATTATGTCGTTAAACCATTTAATCCACTGGAAGTGGTCGCCCGGATCAAATCACTGCTGAAACGTTATTTACCTACCAAAATAGCGACAACTACATCGGCGACTCCGCCCTCTTCTGACGCAACTTCGTCATCTCCTGCTGTGCAGGGAGGGGTATATGATTTTGGCCGTTTTCAAGTGTTTGAACAAGCTGGTGAGCTTCAGGTTGAGGGGCAGCCCGTAACCTGTCCGGCCCTTGTCTATCAGCTGCTGCTCTTTTTCTGCAAGCATCCCAATCGTATTTTCACCAAATCGGAATTGTATGAGCGTGTATGGGGTTCGGAAGCGATCAGCGATGACAACACCGTTATGGTTCATATTCACCGGATTCGTGAGCGGATTGAAGATGATCCCTCTAACCCTGCGTTTCTCGTCAACGTCCGGGGATTGGGGTACAAACTCATTCAGCCTAACCAAGTGTCACGCGCATGA
- a CDS encoding sensor histidine kinase KdpD, with protein MSIRRRLMTRFIGMLAGAVVLIILLGSAATYWVVQKVNEVSLVDDFATSGLDQLINTAEIMPDGTVRYDPRLLKQVEKNQGWLQVVDEKGYVIDDFDTPDDVPKQYKPGELIAYWEAKKPFPYQIVMLIREKNGEMFTLLYGERNQAKSLLDQARVDSHYTNGELMLQPKQEDAIRSKGAYLQILDAYGQELASYNKPAMNVPSSYNIQELALRIRYPNRYGISIATFYDDQNGTTWMLSIPVDPTATGDENPYNFILTPVVIVLLLSVVILLILLALWYANRFGSPMLHMLQWLQRLEQGHYEEPTGIGGVPRSQRRNGKWKRKYHVYAEVLRSMQALSATLKQDEELRKQTESLREDWIAGITHDLKTPLSSIQGYAHMLEAQKYSWSPEEVREFASIMLDKSMYMDRLVNDLAMTYRLRSGGYQPQVEETDVNTLLHDLVQRAERNPVYGEGRIVFRPAKVPVYGHVHIPSFERIVDNLTANALLHNPAESTLTVSVHPGKQAGEFSVHFADDGQGMDPELVWRLFERYYRGTDTGTSDVGSGLGMAVTKGLIEAMKGRIEVQSTSGEGTVIRLIWDGPSEQG; from the coding sequence ATGAGTATTCGTCGCAGGTTAATGACCCGATTTATCGGTATGCTTGCTGGCGCAGTAGTCCTTATCATCCTGTTGGGTTCTGCAGCCACCTATTGGGTCGTTCAAAAGGTAAATGAAGTAAGCCTGGTGGATGACTTCGCTACAAGTGGGCTTGACCAACTGATTAATACCGCAGAAATCATGCCCGATGGTACGGTCCGTTATGATCCCAGGCTGCTGAAACAGGTCGAGAAAAATCAGGGATGGCTTCAGGTTGTGGACGAAAAAGGCTACGTTATTGATGATTTTGATACACCTGATGACGTCCCGAAGCAATACAAGCCTGGAGAATTGATCGCATACTGGGAGGCGAAAAAGCCGTTCCCGTACCAGATTGTCATGCTGATTCGGGAGAAAAACGGCGAGATGTTCACCTTGCTGTACGGCGAACGCAATCAGGCCAAATCCTTACTCGATCAAGCCCGTGTGGACAGTCATTACACCAATGGAGAGCTGATGCTGCAGCCCAAACAAGAGGATGCCATTCGTTCCAAAGGTGCCTATCTGCAAATTTTGGACGCTTATGGTCAAGAGCTGGCTTCCTATAATAAACCTGCCATGAACGTCCCTAGCAGTTACAACATACAGGAACTGGCTTTGCGTATTCGTTACCCCAATCGATATGGAATATCGATCGCAACTTTTTACGATGATCAGAATGGCACGACCTGGATGCTCAGTATACCAGTCGATCCAACTGCTACAGGGGATGAAAATCCTTATAACTTTATTTTGACCCCAGTGGTCATCGTGCTGCTCCTCTCCGTTGTCATTTTGCTTATCCTGCTGGCCCTATGGTACGCCAATCGTTTCGGTTCTCCCATGCTGCATATGCTCCAATGGCTCCAGCGCCTGGAACAGGGACATTATGAAGAGCCCACAGGCATTGGCGGCGTACCTCGCAGCCAGCGACGAAATGGCAAATGGAAGCGGAAGTACCACGTTTATGCCGAAGTGCTTCGCTCCATGCAGGCATTATCCGCTACACTGAAACAGGACGAAGAGCTCCGTAAACAGACCGAATCTCTGCGCGAGGATTGGATTGCCGGAATAACGCATGATCTCAAGACACCGCTGTCCTCCATCCAGGGATACGCCCATATGCTTGAAGCACAGAAATATAGCTGGTCCCCGGAAGAAGTGAGAGAATTTGCGAGCATTATGCTGGACAAATCCATGTATATGGACCGACTTGTGAATGACCTTGCCATGACGTACCGATTGCGCAGCGGCGGATACCAGCCACAAGTGGAAGAAACTGACGTAAATACGCTGCTGCATGATCTCGTCCAGCGTGCAGAACGAAACCCGGTATATGGAGAGGGGCGTATTGTATTCCGCCCTGCGAAAGTTCCGGTTTACGGCCATGTGCATATTCCTTCGTTTGAACGTATTGTAGATAATCTGACCGCTAATGCCCTTCTGCATAATCCAGCGGAGTCCACATTGACCGTTAGTGTGCATCCAGGTAAGCAGGCGGGTGAGTTCAGTGTTCATTTTGCCGATGATGGACAAGGAATGGACCCGGAACTGGTCTGGAGGCTGTTTGAACGATATTACCGAGGGACGGATACAGGCACGTCCGATGTCGGCTCAGGCCTTGGTATGGCCGTAACAAAAGGCTTAATTGAAGCGATGAAGGGTCGTATTGAAGTACAATCGACTTCTGGTGAGGGTACTGTCATTCGATTAATATGGGATGGACCATCAGAACAGGGGTAA
- the thrS gene encoding threonine--tRNA ligase has product MSNPNNNSQSSNQSNDQQQPGHPIEIRLQGGAVRSYDAGITVGAVASSISTSLGKQAIGGIVNGKNVDLDWLLEQDCELVIVTLDSAEGLYRYRHSTAHVLAQALKRIYGAEQVKLGIGPVIEDGFYYDVDLEHALSISDLAAIEQEMNNIIKENEKISRRVVSREEALRIFGEIQDPYKLELIQDLPEDAELSIYEQGEFFDLCRGPHLPSTGRIKAFKLLNVAGAYWRGNSDNKMLQRIYGTAFPSKAQLDEYLHMLEEAKKRDHRKLGKELELFMFSEEAPGMPFYLPKGMTVRTELEQFSRELQLQEGYQEVRTPLMMNNRLWEQSGHWEHYKDNMYFSEVDDATFALKPMNCPGHMLIFKNTLHSYRELPIRMMEFGQVHRHEFSGALNGMMRVRTFCQDDAHLYVMPEQIEEEINQAISLIGRMYDIFGFEYNIELSTRPEDSMGSQELWDQAESALQNVLDRRGVKYRINEGDGAFYGPKIDFHILDALKRSWQCGTIQLDFQMPEKFDLTYIGEDSLKHRPVVIHRAIYGSIDRFIGILTEHYAGAFPLWLAPVQVKLLPVSDHYADYALQVQSQLRAAGIRVETDLRSEKLGYKIREAQMEKVPYSLVLGENEKNASSASVRAYGQGDQGIQRIESFMELIQQAVKAKA; this is encoded by the coding sequence ATGAGTAATCCGAATAATAACAGCCAATCCAGCAACCAATCGAATGACCAACAGCAACCTGGGCATCCAATTGAAATTCGCCTTCAAGGCGGAGCTGTACGTTCTTACGACGCAGGCATCACTGTAGGAGCGGTCGCCTCATCCATCAGCACAAGTCTGGGTAAACAAGCCATCGGCGGAATCGTAAATGGCAAGAATGTCGATCTCGACTGGCTGCTTGAGCAAGATTGCGAACTCGTCATCGTTACTTTGGACAGCGCGGAAGGTCTGTATCGTTACCGACACAGCACAGCTCATGTACTCGCGCAGGCTCTCAAACGCATCTACGGTGCGGAACAAGTGAAGCTGGGCATCGGGCCAGTCATTGAAGATGGATTCTATTACGATGTCGATCTGGAGCATGCTCTATCGATCAGTGATTTGGCTGCCATTGAGCAAGAAATGAACAACATCATAAAAGAAAATGAAAAGATTAGCCGCCGAGTAGTTAGCCGGGAGGAAGCACTTCGCATCTTTGGAGAGATTCAGGACCCGTATAAGCTTGAACTCATTCAGGATTTACCGGAGGACGCTGAGCTTTCGATTTATGAACAAGGAGAGTTCTTCGATCTCTGTCGCGGCCCACATCTTCCTTCCACTGGTCGGATCAAAGCATTCAAACTGCTGAATGTGGCTGGTGCATACTGGCGCGGCAACTCGGATAATAAAATGCTGCAGCGCATCTACGGCACTGCTTTCCCGAGCAAAGCCCAATTGGATGAATATCTGCACATGCTGGAAGAAGCGAAGAAACGGGATCACCGCAAACTGGGCAAAGAGCTTGAACTGTTCATGTTCTCGGAAGAAGCACCCGGTATGCCGTTCTATCTGCCCAAAGGCATGACTGTCCGTACAGAACTGGAGCAATTCTCCCGTGAACTGCAGCTACAGGAAGGCTATCAGGAAGTTCGCACTCCCCTCATGATGAACAACCGGCTGTGGGAGCAATCGGGTCACTGGGAGCATTACAAGGACAATATGTATTTCTCGGAAGTGGACGATGCGACTTTTGCCCTGAAACCTATGAACTGCCCGGGTCACATGCTGATTTTCAAAAATACACTCCATTCCTATCGTGAGCTGCCGATTCGTATGATGGAATTCGGTCAGGTGCACCGCCATGAATTCTCAGGCGCTCTGAACGGCATGATGCGGGTGCGGACATTCTGTCAGGATGATGCCCATCTCTATGTGATGCCGGAGCAGATCGAGGAAGAGATCAATCAGGCGATTTCATTGATCGGACGTATGTACGACATCTTTGGATTTGAGTACAATATTGAGTTGTCCACTCGTCCGGAAGATTCCATGGGATCGCAAGAGCTGTGGGATCAAGCAGAAAGCGCATTGCAGAATGTACTTGATCGGCGCGGTGTGAAATACCGCATTAACGAGGGTGATGGTGCCTTTTACGGTCCGAAAATTGACTTCCACATTCTCGATGCACTGAAGCGCAGCTGGCAGTGCGGAACAATTCAGCTTGATTTCCAAATGCCCGAGAAGTTCGATCTCACTTATATTGGCGAGGATAGCCTGAAACACCGTCCTGTCGTGATCCACCGTGCCATCTATGGTTCAATTGATCGTTTCATCGGCATCCTGACTGAACATTATGCAGGTGCGTTCCCGCTCTGGCTCGCGCCCGTACAAGTGAAGCTGCTGCCAGTGTCAGATCATTACGCAGATTATGCGCTTCAAGTTCAGAGCCAGCTGCGGGCTGCCGGTATTCGGGTAGAAACAGATTTGCGCAGTGAGAAGCTCGGCTACAAAATCCGTGAAGCTCAGATGGAAAAAGTGCCTTACTCGCTCGTACTCGGGGAAAATGAGAAAAATGCCTCATCCGCCTCTGTCCGTGCATACGGTCAGGGCGATCAAGGCATTCAGCGTATTGAATCATTTATGGAGCTGATTCAGCAAGCTGTGAAGGCCAAAGCCTGA